In Methanomassiliicoccales archaeon, the DNA window CGGTCAATCATGCGGGATTCTGGATCCTGCGACTCCAGTTCGAATCTGGACGGGGCTACTTTTTAACCTTTACAGATCTTCCAGACGTTCTTTTCCAAAGCACAGGTCTTGGAAGTACTTCTCGGCATCCGGTGGTCCCCTGGAGATGACCACGTCGCCGATCTCCAGTTTTGTAGACTTGTCCGGTCCATAGAGATATTTGCGTCCACGCTTTATCGCCACAACCCACATGCCGCTCTGACTGGCCAACCGCATTTTGCCTAGGGTCCGTCCCACCAGGTCCGATCCGTCCTTGACCTCAGCAAAGGTGATGATGGTGTCGGCGTCCTTGATGCTCAGAAGGATAACTGGGTGCGGTTCATCATCCATGATGGTCACCATGGCGATCTGCATTGCCGCATCGGATATCTCCTCTACTGCCGCGGCCAACTTGATGATCGTGAAGGCCTTCCCTTCGTCCCCGTCCTGCACCACTCGTTCGATCGCCTGGCGTTGGATGTCGTTAGCCAGTCCATCCAGCATCTCTTCCATGAGCACGACCTCCTCGGCGATCTCCTTGTTGTTGTATAATAGGGATGAATAGGCCAGGTCGATCATCAGTTCCGACGTGTCCTTGAGCTCCAGAAGCATCTCGTCCAGTTGGTCCATCAATCTTCCTCCGTTTCTTCATCGGGGTACACTGGCCACTTCTCCTCGCCGATGGCATAGGTCCGTAAAATGTCGTATCCGTCGTCCGTTCCGCGGACGATCAAGGTGTCCCCGGCCTTCAGCTTCG includes these proteins:
- a CDS encoding PhoU domain-containing protein is translated as MDQLDEMLLELKDTSELMIDLAYSSLLYNNKEIAEEVVLMEEMLDGLANDIQRQAIERVVQDGDEGKAFTIIKLAAAVEEISDAAMQIAMVTIMDDEPHPVILLSIKDADTIITFAEVKDGSDLVGRTLGKMRLASQSGMWVVAIKRGRKYLYGPDKSTKLEIGDVVISRGPPDAEKYFQDLCFGKERLEDL